Part of the Nisaea sediminum genome is shown below.
TCGCGCGGCAGATCGGGCTCGGCCGTTTTCTCATCGTCTCGCGCGGCGAGACGGAAGCCGGGGTCCGGGAGAGCGAGACAATTATCTCCGACGCCATGGAAGCGGTGATCGGCGCGCTCTATCTCGACGGAGGCCTGGAGGCGGCTCGGCGCTTCATCCTGCAATGCTGGAACCCGCTGGTCGAAGCCGAGCGGCGGCCGCCGCAGGACGCGAAGACGACCTTGCAGGAATGGGTCCAGGCCCGGAAAATACCTCTGCCGACCTACGACACCGTCGGTCGGGACGGACCGGCCCATGCCCCGGAATTTACCGTGCGCGTCTCCGTGGAAGGCTTCGGCTCGGAGACAGGGACCGGGAAATCGAAACGGATCGCCGAACAGGATGCGGCGGGCAAGATGATGGCAAAACTGGATGACTGAGCAAACCCGCGCGGGCTTCGTTGCCGTCGTCGGCGCTCCCAATGCCGGCAAGTCGACGCTGGTGAACCGGCTGGTCGGCTACAAGGTCTCGATCGTCACCCGCAAGGTACAGACCACCCGTACGCGTATTCGAGGCGTCTGCATGCATGGGGATACGCAGATCGTTTTTGTCGACACCCCCGGCATCTTCGAGCCGAAACACCGGCTCGACCGCGCAATGGTGCATGCCGCCTGGGAAGGGGCGGGGGATGCCGATCTGGTCGTTCTGATGGTCGATGCCTCGCGCAAGAAGCTCGATGCCGACACGCGGCGCATCATCGAAGGGCTGCAGAAGACCGGCCGGAAGGTCATCCTTGTGCTGAACAAGATCGACGCCACCCAGCGCGAGGCATTGCTGCCCTTCGCCGCGGAACTGGCAGAGACCGGCATTGCCGAGGAGACCTTCATGATCTCGGCGGAGACCGGCGACGGCTGCGGCGACCTGCTGGACTATCTGGCGGGACGGATGCCGGCCGGGCCCTATCTCTATCCGCCGGACGAGGTGACGGACCTGCCGCTGCGGCTGCTGGCGGCGGAGATCACGCGCGAGGAAGTCTTCAACCGGCTGCACCAAGAGCTGCCCTATTCGGCGACGGTCGAGACCGAGCAATGGGTCGAGAAGGAAGACGGCAGCGCGGTCGTCAACCAGGTGATCTTCGTCCAGCGCGAAGGCCAGAAGAAGATCATGCTCGGCAAGAACGGCTCGATGATCAAGGCGATCGGAGCGGCCGCACGGCGCCAGATGCAGGAGATCTTCGACAAGCGGATCCACCTCTTCGTCTTCGTCAAGGTGCGCGAGAACTGGATCGACGATCCGGAGCGCTACCGCGAATGGGGACTCGATCCGGACGCCTGAACCCGCGATTGATTTGCGCGTCCGTTTGTGCCCGACTGAAGGACGTAATGTTCGTCTCTCTGCATAAGGTACTTTGCCTTGGATAGCCTCCGGAGCCGGGTCTGGCGTGAACTCGACGTCGAGGCACAACCCGGGCAGCCAATCTCGCTCAGCAACAAACTGATCATGGTGGCCATCTTTATTTCGGTCGCCGCCGTCGTGCTTGAGAGCGAGCCGACGATCCGTGCGCTCGCGCCGGATCTCTTCGGCACACTTGAGTTCGCGTTCGGCTGCCTCTTCGTTGTGGAGTATGTGGCGCGGGTCTGGTGCAAGGCGGAGCGGCGCGAATTCGCGGGACCGCTCGGGCGTGTGAAATACATGCTGACCCCGGTCGCTTTGATCGACCTGTTGGCGATCCTGCCCTTTCTGCTTCAGCTGGCCGCCGTTCCGGTTGCCGGACCCTATTTCTACATCCTGCGTCTGCTCCGTGTGCTGCGGCTGC
Proteins encoded:
- the rnc gene encoding ribonuclease III, translating into MEADLGELEDLLGHKFGHTDVLRRAVTHASAEPRAWNAYERLEFLGDRVLALVMAEHLLDRFPHEREGAIAKRHVGLVRREALSEVARQIGLGRFLIVSRGETEAGVRESETIISDAMEAVIGALYLDGGLEAARRFILQCWNPLVEAERRPPQDAKTTLQEWVQARKIPLPTYDTVGRDGPAHAPEFTVRVSVEGFGSETGTGKSKRIAEQDAAGKMMAKLDD
- the era gene encoding GTPase Era codes for the protein MTEQTRAGFVAVVGAPNAGKSTLVNRLVGYKVSIVTRKVQTTRTRIRGVCMHGDTQIVFVDTPGIFEPKHRLDRAMVHAAWEGAGDADLVVLMVDASRKKLDADTRRIIEGLQKTGRKVILVLNKIDATQREALLPFAAELAETGIAEETFMISAETGDGCGDLLDYLAGRMPAGPYLYPPDEVTDLPLRLLAAEITREEVFNRLHQELPYSATVETEQWVEKEDGSAVVNQVIFVQREGQKKIMLGKNGSMIKAIGAAARRQMQEIFDKRIHLFVFVKVRENWIDDPERYREWGLDPDA